The following coding sequences are from one Fibrobacter sp. UBA4297 window:
- a CDS encoding RimK family protein produces MKKIIVVNTPKNWKFHIPEAEIVSAKDYLTNPEFTTQKNVRVFNLCKDYSYQSKGYYVSLLAEARGHKVIPNVKNIRDFKAPAVVKIISDEIDELIQKSLHKLTGTEFVLSIYFGQNVSAQYLELSQALYRVFQAPLLRAKFVFKQKWFIQSIRPISVDEIPETHKEMVDQFAIEYFQKDRYVSPKTEDYVYDLGILTNPEEVEPPSNKEAIQLFIEAAQDTGFRVEMITKTDYHRVGEFDAIFIRETTNVNHHTYAFARRAQSEGIAVIDDPDSILRCSNKVYLQELMTVGKIPAPKTIIAHSENRHTLAKEIGFPMVIKTPDSSFSMGVKKANNKEELEKILDTMFEHSDLLIAQEFTPTEFDWRIGILDGKPLFACKYYMAKDHWQIYNWDSKDKNEVCGKWDCLPIESVPHGIVKTALRVASLIGNGLYGVDLKEINGHPVVIEVNDNPSIDHGIEDQVGKKKIYLAIMRSLRHRIEDRQNAAQQKVLQHERDMFL; encoded by the coding sequence ATGAAAAAGATAATTGTCGTGAACACGCCAAAGAATTGGAAGTTCCACATTCCCGAAGCCGAAATTGTCTCGGCAAAAGACTACCTTACTAATCCAGAATTTACAACCCAGAAAAACGTTCGCGTTTTCAACTTGTGCAAGGACTACAGCTATCAGAGCAAGGGCTATTATGTAAGCCTGCTTGCCGAAGCACGCGGTCACAAGGTCATCCCGAACGTCAAGAACATCCGCGATTTCAAGGCCCCGGCAGTCGTAAAAATCATCAGCGACGAAATCGACGAGCTGATCCAGAAGAGCCTGCACAAGCTGACCGGCACGGAATTCGTGCTTTCGATTTACTTTGGGCAAAACGTCAGTGCTCAATACTTAGAACTTTCGCAGGCACTTTACCGCGTTTTCCAGGCACCGCTCCTGCGTGCAAAATTTGTCTTCAAGCAAAAATGGTTCATCCAGTCCATCCGCCCGATTAGCGTTGACGAAATTCCCGAAACGCATAAGGAAATGGTGGACCAGTTCGCCATCGAATACTTCCAGAAAGACCGCTACGTCTCCCCCAAGACGGAAGACTACGTGTATGATCTCGGCATTTTAACGAACCCCGAAGAAGTGGAACCTCCGAGCAACAAGGAAGCCATTCAGCTGTTCATTGAAGCCGCGCAAGATACAGGTTTCCGCGTGGAAATGATTACCAAGACGGACTACCACCGCGTTGGTGAATTTGATGCCATCTTCATTCGTGAAACGACAAACGTCAACCATCACACATACGCATTTGCACGCCGTGCCCAGAGCGAAGGCATCGCCGTCATTGATGATCCCGACAGTATTTTACGTTGCTCCAACAAAGTTTATTTGCAAGAACTGATGACTGTCGGTAAGATTCCGGCACCAAAGACGATTATCGCCCACAGCGAAAACCGCCACACGCTCGCCAAGGAAATCGGATTCCCGATGGTCATCAAGACGCCGGATTCGAGCTTCAGCATGGGCGTCAAAAAGGCAAACAACAAAGAAGAACTCGAAAAGATTCTCGACACGATGTTCGAACACAGCGATTTGCTCATCGCGCAGGAATTCACGCCCACGGAATTTGACTGGAGAATCGGCATTCTCGACGGAAAGCCGCTCTTTGCCTGCAAATACTACATGGCGAAAGACCACTGGCAAATATACAACTGGGATAGCAAGGACAAGAACGAAGTCTGCGGCAAGTGGGATTGCCTGCCGATTGAAAGCGTCCCCCACGGTATCGTGAAAACTGCCCTCCGCGTAGCAAGCCTTATCGGTAACGGGCTTTACGGTGTCGATCTCAAGGAAATCAACGGTCACCCGGTTGTGATTGAAGTGAATGACAACCCGAGTATCGACCACGGTATCGAAGACCAAGTTGGCAAAAAGAAGATTTATCTTGCCATCATGAGGAGCTTGCGCCACCGCATCGAAGACCGCCAAAACGCAGCACAACAGAAAGTGCTACAGCATGAAAGAGATATGTTTTTATAG